In Candidatus Manganitrophus noduliformans, the genomic stretch CGCGTGTCGAAGGGTGTTGTTACTGAGACCGAGGAAGCTTCCGAAGAACGCAAAGATGACGCCGAAAAGGGTAAAGCTGATTGCAAGACCGGCGACAATCCAGAGCGGGCGACGGCGATCCCCCCCGGAGATCGAGGCGCTTAAGAGCGGGGGAAGAATCGGCAGGATGCAGGGGCTTAAAACGGTTAAGGCGCCCGCGACGACCGCTAAAATTCCAAGGGTCCAGCTCATAAAAATTCCGATAAGGCCTTCTGTCCTAAGCAACGCGAAGGATCTCTGCCCCTGTCCCTTGAAGAGCGGATGCTTCGCCTTCGGCTCAGCATGACAGATCAGATTTAAGGACGCTTGCCCTTTAAATTAGCACAATTTTATATTTCTTTATATCGTTCGGTTTGATTCAGACCCCGGCGTACCATTCATCGCCTTGCCCTCAAGGAACTGGAACCGGCTTGATTGACAGAGCGGGTCCCTCCCCCTATAATCAATTGTTCGCGTTTAAATATGGATGGATTCAATGGCGTTGTTCCGGGAATGGAAAAAAGGTCTTCTCGGGGTTGCGGCTCTGGTCGCGATCATCGCGGGGGTGACCCTTTTCCGCGGGGGGGAAAAAGCAGCGGAGTACAGGACGGCGAAGGTCGAGCAAGGGGAGATCACGACCAGCGTTTCGGCCACCGGCAGGGTCGACGCCGTCGTCACCGTGGAGGTGGGGAGCCAGGTTTCCGGGAGGGTGCAGAAGCTCTTTGCCGATTTTAACTCGCGCGTCGAGAAAGGACAGGTGGTCGCTCAAATCGATCCGTCCCTTTTTGAGGCGCAGGTCGAACAGGCGCGGGCGAAGCTGGCCAACGATGAGGCGAATACAGAAAAGGCGCGCGTTCTCCTGGCCGATGCAAAACGGGCCCTTAAAAGAATGGAGACCCTTTTCGCCCGCGACTTCGTCTCCGAGAGCGAAAAGGAGGCGGCGCAGAGCGCCCATGATTCGGCCGTTGCCAATTTGAAGGCGGCCGAGACCCAGATCGCGCAAGACCGGGCCTCTCTCAAACTTGTTGAGGAGAACCTCCGCTATGCCACGATTCTTTCACCGGTAGACGGAATCGTCATCTCCCGGAATGTCTCCGTAGGACAGACCGTGGCCGCCTCGCTTCAAGCGCCGACCCTCTTCACCATCGCCCAGGACCTGATGGAGATGAAGGTGGATACCAGCGTGGATGAAGCCGACATCGGAAGGGTCGCGATCGGACAGGAGGCGGAGTTCACCGTCGATGCCTACCCCGACACCCCCTTCCGCGGGACGGTCCAGGATATCTACAATCAGCCGGTCGTGCTCCAAAACGTCGTCACCTATGCCGCCATCATCCGCGTAAAGAATCCCGAATTGAAGCTCCGGCCGGGGATGACCGCCAACGTCACGATCCGGGTCGCGCATAAAGAGAATGTGCTCAAGCTGCCGAACGCGGCCCTTCGTTACCGGCCTGAGGGTGAATCGGGCCGGTCCGTTCCCGTAAAAAAGGGGGGAGGGCGAACGACCGACGTTTGGGTGCTGCGGGAGGGAAAAGAGCTCGCGGTGCCGGTGACCCTCGGATTGAGCGACGGGAGTTTTACCGAGGTCCTCTCGGGCGACCTCAAACCGGGGGATCGGGTGATCACCGAAAGGCTCGGAGGCGCCACCTCCGCTCCCGGCGGCCGCAGGGCTCCCTCGATGAGGTTTTAATCCGAAGATGGATCCGTTGATTCAGATCGATGCTCTCTGGAAGGTCTACCGGACCGGCGAGATGGAGCTGGCCGCGTTGAAGGGGGTGTCGTTCTCCGTCTCCCGGGGAGAGTTTGTCGCGTTGATGGGGCCGTCGGGCTCGGGGAAATCGACCTTGATGCATCTGTTGGGCTGTCTCGATCGCCCGACCCGGGGGCGTTATCTGCTCGACGGGGTGGAGGTCGGCGGATTGCAGCCGAACGAGCTGGCCCGAATTCGAAACCGGAAAATCGGTTTTGTCTTTCAAGGATTCAATCTCCTCTCCCGGACCACCGCCCTGGAGAACGTCGAACTCCCCATGCTCTATTCATATGTGGGGGCCCGTGCGGATGAAGAAAAAGAAAATTCCTCCGATGCCCCCACGCCCCGCGCTCGTGCTGGCACAGCCAGTCACTCGCTTGTCTCTCTTTCCGCAAAAGAGCGGCTCGCGCGAGCGCGGGAGGCGTTGGAGCGGGTGGGGCTGGCGGACCGGCTTTATCACTATCCGAACCAGCTTTCCGGCGGGCAGCAGCAGCGGGTGGCGATCGCCCGGGCGCTGGTGATGCGCCCTCCTCTCATCCTGGCCGATGAGCCGACCGGAAATCTCGATACCCGCACCTCGATCGAAATTATGTCGCTTTTTCAGGAGCTGAATGAAGCGGGGATGACCCTTCTTCTGGTGACGCACGAACAGGATATCGCGCAATATGCCTCCCGGATCATCCGTTTCCGGGACGGGCAGATTCAGAGCGATCAGCCGGTCGAAGGGCGGGCGAGCGCGCGGGAGGCGTTAACGTCGATGGCGGGAGATATCGCATGAGGCCGCGCCGTCGTCGGTCGGCTCCATTCCATAGGGAGATTGAATGACTTCGGCAAGCGCATTGAAGATTGCAGGCCGGGCCCTGGCCCGAAACACGATGAGATCGGCGCTCACGATGCTCGGAATGATCATCGGGGTCGGCGCGGTGATCACCATGGTTTCCGTCGGGCAGGGGGCCAAAGCGCAGGTCGAAGCGCAGATCGCCACGATCGGGTCGAATATGCTGATGATCTTTCCCGGAAGCACGCGGCAAGGCGGGGTCCGCGGCGGATCGGGGACGATGACGACCCTCACCGAAGCGGATGCGAAGGCGATCGCGGAAGAGGTGTCGGCCGTCCGATGGGCCGCCCCGTCGCTTCGCACCTCGGCCCAGGTGGTCAGCGGAAACCAGAACTGGTCGACGGGGATCATCGGGAGCACCCCCGACTACTTTATTATCCGAGATTGGTCGTTTGAGTCGGGGGGCGCTTTTACCCAATCGGCGCTCAGCGGCGCGGCGAAGGCGGCGGTCATCGGAAAGACAGTCGCTCTGAATCTTTTCGGCATGCAAGATCCGGTGGGAGAGACGATCCGAATCGGGAATGTTCCGTTCAAAGTAGTCGGCGTCCTCTCTCCCAAGGGGCAATCGACGCAGGGGCAAGATCAGGATGACACTGTCGTGATTCCCCTCTCGACGCAGCAGAAGCGGATCATGGGGGTCACTCATATCGGGATGATCCTGGTCTCCGCGAATTCTCCGGAAGAGACGGCGGTTGCGGAAGAAGGGATCCGCCTTCTGCTCCGGCAGCGCCATCGCATTCTCCCCGGAGAGGAAGACGATTTCCTCGTCCGCAATATGACCGAGATCGCCAGCGCCGCGGAATCGTCCTCGGAGGTGATGACTCTGCTGCTCGGCAGCATCGCCTCGGTCTCATTGATCGTCGGCGGGATCGGGATTATGAACATCATGCTCGTTTCGGTGACCGAGCGGACCCGAGAAATCGGCATCCGGATGGCGGTCGGCGCGCGCGGGCGCGACATCCTCCTTCAGTTTCTGATGGAGGCGGTCGTCCTCTCCCTGACCGGCGGACTGCTCGGCATCGCCCTCGGGATGGCCGGCTCCAAGATCATCTCCACCGTCGTCCAGTGGCCGACGATCGTCTCCCTCCAATCGATCTTCCTCGCCTCGGTTTTCTCGATCGCCATCGGGATCTTCTTCGGGCTTTATCCCGCCCGCCGGGCGGCCGCGCTCGATCCGATCGAGGCGTTGCGGTACGACTGAGAAATCGTTCCGGACGGATGCATGAACAGTCCCAAAAAATACCTATTTTGTTCTTGAACTGCTCAGACGCTTTCGGTTAGCATGAATTGGCCGACCGGGATGGGCCCGGTGTGGCACTGTATCCAAGAAAGGAGTATTTGTCTCCGATGTTTCACATGCTGCAACCGATTCGTTTTGTTCTGTCGCTTTTTCTGTTGATGTCGTTGACGGCCGCCTGCGGCGGCGGGGGAGGGGCTTCGTCAGATTCCGGTGATTCCGGCACGGGAAAGGCCGCCATCCTTCTCACCGACCGCGCTGAAGAGAAGATCACCGATC encodes the following:
- a CDS encoding efflux RND transporter periplasmic adaptor subunit, translated to MALFREWKKGLLGVAALVAIIAGVTLFRGGEKAAEYRTAKVEQGEITTSVSATGRVDAVVTVEVGSQVSGRVQKLFADFNSRVEKGQVVAQIDPSLFEAQVEQARAKLANDEANTEKARVLLADAKRALKRMETLFARDFVSESEKEAAQSAHDSAVANLKAAETQIAQDRASLKLVEENLRYATILSPVDGIVISRNVSVGQTVAASLQAPTLFTIAQDLMEMKVDTSVDEADIGRVAIGQEAEFTVDAYPDTPFRGTVQDIYNQPVVLQNVVTYAAIIRVKNPELKLRPGMTANVTIRVAHKENVLKLPNAALRYRPEGESGRSVPVKKGGGRTTDVWVLREGKELAVPVTLGLSDGSFTEVLSGDLKPGDRVITERLGGATSAPGGRRAPSMRF
- a CDS encoding ABC transporter ATP-binding protein; its protein translation is MDPLIQIDALWKVYRTGEMELAALKGVSFSVSRGEFVALMGPSGSGKSTLMHLLGCLDRPTRGRYLLDGVEVGGLQPNELARIRNRKIGFVFQGFNLLSRTTALENVELPMLYSYVGARADEEKENSSDAPTPRARAGTASHSLVSLSAKERLARAREALERVGLADRLYHYPNQLSGGQQQRVAIARALVMRPPLILADEPTGNLDTRTSIEIMSLFQELNEAGMTLLLVTHEQDIAQYASRIIRFRDGQIQSDQPVEGRASAREALTSMAGDIA
- a CDS encoding ABC transporter permease encodes the protein MTSASALKIAGRALARNTMRSALTMLGMIIGVGAVITMVSVGQGAKAQVEAQIATIGSNMLMIFPGSTRQGGVRGGSGTMTTLTEADAKAIAEEVSAVRWAAPSLRTSAQVVSGNQNWSTGIIGSTPDYFIIRDWSFESGGAFTQSALSGAAKAAVIGKTVALNLFGMQDPVGETIRIGNVPFKVVGVLSPKGQSTQGQDQDDTVVIPLSTQQKRIMGVTHIGMILVSANSPEETAVAEEGIRLLLRQRHRILPGEEDDFLVRNMTEIASAAESSSEVMTLLLGSIASVSLIVGGIGIMNIMLVSVTERTREIGIRMAVGARGRDILLQFLMEAVVLSLTGGLLGIALGMAGSKIISTVVQWPTIVSLQSIFLASVFSIAIGIFFGLYPARRAAALDPIEALRYD